GCGAAAAGCTGCTGGACGAAGAGCGTTTTGCCCAGGCCTTCGTGCGCGGCCACTACCGCCAGAAGAAGTGGGGCCGCCGCCGCATTATGCAGGAGCTCAAGCAGAAGGGCATCAGCGAGTACTGCATCAAGTCGGGCATGAAGGAGATTGACGGCGAGGAGTATTACCAGAACCTGGTTGAGATTATGGAGAAAAAGGACCGCCAGGAAAAAGAGAAGAACCCGCGCGTGCGCCGCATGAAAATCTCGCAGTACCTCACGGGCAAAGGCTACGAGCAAGACCTGATAAAAATTGCCCTCGACGAGCTGGGCAAGGCGCCGGAAGACGACGAATAAGGTTTTCTCTACAGGAAAACAGAACGTCATGCTGAGCGCAGCCGAAGCATCTCTACCGTGTAAGTAATCAATGCCAAATGCAACGAAGCGGTAGAGATGCTTCGGCTGCGCTCAGCATGACGTTCTGTTTTCTCGTCAGTTATCACGGCCCGCTACTGCTTCGGGCCCGCTTTGGGCAACACCATCTGCTGGCCTAGTATCACGCGGCGGCCGGTGAGGGTGCGCAGCATGGGCACGAGAATCTGCTCGGCGTTGCGCTGGGTTTGGGCCAGGATACCCGACTGCAGGGCGGCGTTGCGCACCTGGGCCTCGGCGTATTTGTAGCCTTCGTCCACCAGCTGCGCATCCTGAAAAAGGCCGTTTTCGGTGCTGAAGACGCGGCTTTGGTTGTGGTTGATTTGGAACGTGCACAGCTCCGGCGCGGGCAGGGCCACGCGCACCACCGAGTCGCCTTCGAGCACCACGTCCTGGGGCTTGAGCTTGCGCAGGTCGATGCAGCCCACGGCCTCGCCGCCCACCACCAGGGCCACTTTCGAGTCGGGCAAAAACCGGTAGGCCTTGCGCCGGTACTCCACCACGTCTTTGAAGCGGTAGCGCACCAGCTCCAGCCGGCCCAGTGCTTCCACCTGCGTCAGCACGGTGTTGTGCGTCACAGTAACCCGCGGCTCGTCGGCCGCCAGCGGGTTGAGGCCGGCCAGGGTGGGGCCCACTTTTTTCCAGAGAAACCAGCCCAGCGCCACCAGAAACAGCAGCGGCAGCAGGCGGCGAAACAGTCGGATAAGGTTCATATGTGGGTAAGTACGGCTGGGCTTCGGCGGCGTTGGGGCGGGCGGCGGCCTAGCTTTGCGGGCAATGCGCGCGTTTTCACTTTTTCAATTGCTGGGCCAGCGCCTGGAACGGCACCACCGGGCGCTGCTGGCGGCGCTGTGGGTGCTGGTGCAGCTGCGATTTCTGTGGCAGTTCCGCGGCCCCCACTTCGCCAACGACAGCGGCCGCTACCTCTCCTACGCCGCCAATATTGCCGAGCGGTTTTACTTCGAGCCCGGCCACAACCTGCGCTACGTGCTCTATCCCCTGTTCGAGAGCCTGTGGCTGCGGCTGGGCCTCGGTTGGTGGGGCATCGTGACCGGCCAGATAATTGTGTCGGCGCTGGCCACGCGGGCCGTGTACCGCGGCACTCGGCGGTTGGCCCAAGGCCGTTGGGGCGCGGCGGCGCTGGCCACCTTCCTGTTCATCGCCTGGCCCGACATTCAGCAGTTCAACGTCTTTTTGCTTACTGAGTCCTTATTTATCAGCCTAGTGGCGCTGTCATTTGGGGCTTTTACCCGACTGCAATTCGGCACAAGGCGCGACTGGCTCGGCTTCTTCGTCCTGCTCATACTCACGGCACTGGCCCGGCCCAACGGCTTCCTGGTGGCGCTGGCCGCCGGGCTAGCCGGCCTCGACGCCCTGCGCCGGCGCCCCGACCACCGGGCCTGGCGCGCCGTCCTGCTGGGCTTGGTACTGCTGTCGCCGCTGCTGTGGCGGGCCCTCAACCACCAGCTGGCCACCTACTACCTCATGGACACCTACCAGCGCGGCGAATTGATTTTCCGTTCCCCGCTGTGGGCCGTGCGCCAGGCCGCCCCCCTGCAAATGCCCCCGCCCGGCACTGGGCCGGCCATGCGGGTAATCTACTTCGCCGCCCACAACCCCCTGTACCTGGGGCGCCTGATGCTGGGCAAGCTGTTTGTATTTGTGAGCTACCTCAAGCCGCACTACTCACTGCCGCACCGGGTGCTGGGGGTGCTGGTGCTGTGGCCCGGCTACTGGCTGGCCGCTCGCGCCACCCGCCGGGCCAGCATCTGGCGCCCGGTGCGGGTGTTTCTGGCCGCGGTGTTCCTGCTGCAGGCGGCCATCATCACACTCACCGTTGATGATTGGGACGTGCGCTTTCTGGCGCCGGTGCTGACCGCCGTATTTGTGCTGGCCGCGCTGGAGCTGGAGCAGTTGTGGCGGGCTGTAGAGACGCGACACTTCGCGTCTCGGCATTAAGGACAACGCCGAAACGACACCTGAACGGCACAGTCCCCCTCGTTCAACGATGAGACGAGAGTACGCGTCTCTACAGTTTCCCGAACCGCTCTTCCCACCCGGCCCAGGCTTGCTGCCCGCCGGTGTGAATGGCGACCACCGTGCTGCCCGGGGCAAACTGCCCGCGCCCTATCATATCAAGCACGCCAAAGAGCAGCTTGCCGGTATAAACAGGGTCCAGCAGCACCCCGTGCTGCTCCCGAAACCTTCGGATGAATTCCAACAAACCAGCCGAGTACTTGGCGTAGCCACCGAAGTGGTAGCCGGTTTGCAGCGAATAATTCGTGAAACGCTGGCCGCTGGTCTGCTGCGTCAAACCATCAATTTCCGCTTGCAGAAAACCGCCGTTCTTCAGCGCGGCTACGCCAATGGCCTGCTGCTGCCCGGCTAGGCCCGTGAGCAGGCCCGCCAGCGTGCCGCCCGTGCCGCAGGACACGGCCAGCGCATCAAAGTCAGTGTGCGCCCTGATTTCGGCCACCAGCTCGGCGCAGCCGGGCAGGGCCAACGCATTCGTGCCGCCCTCAGGCAGCACGTAGGCCGGGCCGAACCGGCCCAGCAGCTCCGCGATGAATTGTGGCTCGGCCCGGCGGCGGTAGGTGCTGCGGTCGAGGTAATGCAGCTCCATGCCGTCGGCCGTGGCCCGGACCAGGGTTGGGTTGAGCGAGGCCGGGCCGCTGCCGGGCGCCGGCGCATCGCCCCGCACCAGCCCAATGGTGCGCAGCCCTAACAGGCGCCCGGCCGTGGCCACGGCCGCCAGGTGGTTGGAATAGGCGCCGCCGAACGTCAGCAGCGTGTGCTGGTCCTGCTCACGCGCCGCCCGCAGGTTGTATTTGAGCTTGCGGGCTTTGTTGCCGGGCAGGTCGGGGTGCACCAGGTCGTCGCGCCACAGCAGCAGGCGCACGCCGCGGGCTACGGTCACGGGGTCGCTTATTTCCTGCAGCAGTTGGCTCATGGTCGGTTTCCGATTGATTCAAATAAAAACGGCCATGCCGCGTGCGCAGCATGACCGTCTCTTTTTTAACTCATTAAGGCTACACCAGCGGGGCGGCGTATGCCGGGTCGGCCGCGTCGGGCTTGCGACGGGCCACGTACACGCCGGCCCCAATCAGCGCCAGCAGCAGCACGATGCTCGATACCAGCGACACCGTGTTGCCCACGGCGTAAGACTTGGGCTCAAACCTGAACTCGATGGTGTGGTTGCCGGCCGGCACCTGCAGGGCGCGCAGCACGTAGTCGACGCGGAAATGCGGCACCGGCTTGCCGTCGATGAAGGCCTGCCAGCCATCGGCGTAATAGATTTCGGAGAATACCACCACGCCGTCGTGGGTGGCGTTGGCGCGGTATTTCAGCTCGTCGGGGCTGTAGCCGGCCAGGGCAATGGTCGAGCCGGTGATGTCGTAGCTGGCCGCTTTTTGCTGCGGGAATTTGCTGGCGTCCACCACGGCCTCAGTAGCGGGGCTGAGGGTGCTGAGGGCCGCCATTTCCTCGTCGGGGCTGTTCACGGTTTTCACGCTGCTCACAAACCAGGCGTTGCCCAGGGCGCCGGGGTTGCGCTGCACCGGCTGCTTGGGGTCGCCGGTGATGAGGTAGCGGGTGTTCAGCATGTTGAGCACCTGCTGGTTGTTGTTCGAAATCTGGCGCTCAATCAAATCCTGGTAGCGGCGCAGCTTGGCGCCGTGGTAGCCCCCGATGCTCTTGTGGAAGTACGACGTCTGGGCTTCGTTGAAGGGGTTCTGCACGTTGAGCACGCGGTAGCTCAGGTCGGTGTCGCGCAGGATGAGCTGGTCGGCCGGCGTGGGCTGAAACTCTTCGGCGATGGTTTCGCGCTGAAACTTGTTCTCGCCGAGGTAGCGCTTGTCCACGCCCCACAGGTCGAGCAGCACCAGGGCCACCATCACCAGGGCCGCCGGCATCATGGCCAGCTTGCCTTTCAGGTAGAAATACAGCACGCCCAGCGCCGCCCCAATGAAGAGCAGGCCGCGCCACACGTCGTTGCGCAGCAGGTCGGCGCGGTCGGCGCGCAGGGCCGTGAGCAGCTGCGGCGTGAAGCCCTGCTTGGTGAGCTCGCCGTCGATGGGCGCGGCAAAATCGAAGCTGAAGCTGGCCAGGTAAGCCAGCACGCAGATGCCGGCCGTGATGGCGCCGGCATACAACACTTTCGGCAGCAGCGCCGCCGTTTCCGGAGCTACTGCGGCGGCCGTGCCGGGCGCCGCCGCGGGCACCACGGCGCGCGGCCGCAACACCCGGCTCAAGGCCAGCGCGCCCAGAATGGGCATGGCCAGCTGCGCAATTACCAGCGCCATGCTCACGGCCCGGAACTTGTTGTAGCCCGGCAGAATGTCGAAAATCAGGTAGTTAAACGTCTCAAAGTTCTTGCCCCAGGCCAGCAGAATGGACAGCACCGTGCCGGCCAGCAGCCAGTAGCGCGTGCGCTTCTCCACCACAAACAAGCCCAGAATGAACAGGAAACACACCACCGCGCCCATGTACACCGGGCCGGCCGTGTAGCTCTGCTGCCCCCAGTAGGTCGGCATCGCGCCCAGGTATTCGGCCGGCAGCCCGGCGCGGCCGAGGTTGGAATCGGTGCCGAGCGGCATGGAGCTGGCCCCGCCGTAGAAATTGGGAATCAGCAGGGTAATGGTTTCGCCCACACCGTAGCTGTACTGAAAAGCGTAGTCGCGGTCGACGCCCGTGCCACCGTCTTCGGCGGCAGCGGCCGGCGCCTGGCCGGGGGCCGTGGGGGCGGGCGTTTTCAGCTCGCTCGGGCCGCGGTTGCTGTATTTGCTGTACTCGGCGGTGGTGTAGAGGCGGCCGAAGCTCACGCCCACGGCCAGCGCCGCGCCCACCGCCAGCAGCGCGGTGCGCTTCAGGAAATCGGGCAAACGGCCTTCGCGGAAAGCGGCCACGGCTTCGATGACCGCGAAAATGGCCACCAGCAGCAGCAGGTAGTAGGTGATTTGCAGGTGGTTGACGTGCACGTTCAGCGTGAGGGCCACCGCAAACAGGGCGGCGCCCAGCCACTTATTGCGGCGGTACGTGACTAGGATGCCGCCCAGCACCAGCGGCGCGTAGGCCAGGGCCAGGCTCTTGGTGTTGTGGCCGGCGGCCAGGATGGCCAGGTTGTAGCTCGAAAAGCCCAGCGCCACGGCGCCCGCCACGGCTACCAGCGGCCGCACGCCCAGCGCCACCAGCAGAATGTAGCCGCAGAGCAGCGCCAGAAACAGGTTGGCCACCACGGCGGGCAGGCCCAGCGTCAGGGCCGTTTGCAGGTAGCCCGACCAGTCGCCCGGAAAGTGCAGGCTGACCAGGTAGGTGGGCATGCCCGAAAACATGGAATTCGTCCACAGAGCTTCCTTGCCCATGGTTTTGGCGTACTGCTGGGCCTCGTGGGCACCGCCCTGAAACTGGGTGATGTCGTGCTGGGCCAGGGTCTTGCCCTCGAACACAATGGGCGAGAAGTACACGCAGGCCAGCAGGGCGAAAAACATCACCGCCAGCACATGCGGCAAAGCCCGCTGCCACCACGGCGCGGACGAAACAGAAGAAGCAGAAGCAACAGCAGCCATCAGGGCAAATTTGAGGAAACACAAAAACGTGCCCGAAGGTACAGCACAACCCCGCGAAGGCCGCTCGCGCGAGGTTTCGCAAGGTGAAAAGAGGTTTCGCGAGGTTGACGTTGAATCAAACCTCGCGAAACCTCTTTTCACCTTGCGAAACCTCACGCGCCTACTTTACTTCCTCAAAGTCAACGTATTCGCCGCCCTTGAACTCATTCGGCTTTTGCTTGGCGGCCGCGGGCGGCACGTAATCGACGTGAATCTGGCCGGGCTCCCGGTCCTGGCGCGGCGCGGCCTGCGGCGGCACCACGAAGCCGCCATTACGCATCTGCTTGCGCACAAAACTGTTCAGCGCCCAGCGCAGCACGATGGGCAGCACGTAGCGCACCGCGAAAAAAATGACAATGAAAATGAGCCAGAAGCGCATAATAGCTGAGGATGGTGAGGCCGTCGCAAAGTACGGGCACCGCTGGCTGACGCGCCAGCTCTGCCTTTGCTTTATCCCAACGCCCGGGCGGCGGCTAACGTTTCCGCAGCGCCTGCGCCACGGCCCCGGCCACCAGGCCACCCACGGTGTACCAGGCCACGGTCATGGCTTGTGTTTGGGGCGTGCGGTTGCTGGGGCCTTCGCCCAGGCCCAGCGGCCCGGGCAGCACCACGCCGCCAATGCCCGCCGCCGCGCCCAGCATCAGGCCACGGCGCAGGGCATGCTTGCCGCTGCCCACCAAGGTGTAGTATAGGCCATTGCTGAGGATATCGCCGGCCATGGTGAGGTCGAAAAGGGTATCGCGGTCGGGCTGGGGCGCGTCGGCTTTGCGCAGCAGCTTGCGCAAGCCGCGCATGCCCAGCACGTCCATGCGCGGGGCGTCTTCGGGGCGCAGGCGGCGCACGGTTTCGTGCAGGGCGGTGAGGGCGAGGGCGCCGGCAAAGCCAGCGGCGAGGGAGGGCAGGAGTTTCATAAGCAGCGGGAAGGGGAGTTGCGTTTCAAACGCGGCGGGCGTAGCGGGGTTTCTAAATTTTTCTGGGGCGGCGGTTGCACGGCTTCCGGCGCGCTGCCTATCTTTGCACTCCCTTCCAAAACCGTTGGTCGGGCACAAGCCGATTTAGCTCAGTTGGTAGAGCAGCTCATTCGTAATGAGCAGGTCGTTGGTTCGAGTCCAATAATCGGCTCCCTTTGCAAGCCCGAGAAACCGCTTTTCTTCTATAGAAAGCAGTTTCTCGGGCTTTTTGCTTCCCGTGCTATGCGTTTTCCAACTGCCACGTTGAAAGTGGTGTACTGGCTGCGGCCGGTCACATTGTTGCACCAAATCGGGGCCTGCCTTGGGGGCGCAGGTAGCGTGGCCGCAAGCGGAGCAGCCACAAACAGCGCACAAGAACCCTCTTTGCAGCAGCGGCAGGCGGCGTGCGGCAGCACAAATAAGAGCTGCCCCTATTGCTCCTGCGTCACTTTATTGAACGAGGCCACCACGCCGGCCACTTCGCCCAGAAACTCGGGGTTGGCTTCGATGTGGTTGCCCACCACCACCACGTCGGCCCCGGCGGCCAAGGCGGCGTACACTTTCTCGCCGGTGTTCAGGCCGCCACCCACGATGATGGGCGCGCTCACGGTTTCGCGCACGGCCGCAATCATGGCGGCCGATACCGGGTTTTGGGCGCCGCTTCCCCCGTCGAGGTACATCAATTTCA
This DNA window, taken from Hymenobacter sp. 5317J-9, encodes the following:
- a CDS encoding regulatory protein RecX; translation: MFKNPDKAPKQYTPGEALQKIAAFCAYQERTQKEVEQKLRSYGLDEDEAGEIIIRLGREKLLDEERFAQAFVRGHYRQKKWGRRRIMQELKQKGISEYCIKSGMKEIDGEEYYQNLVEIMEKKDRQEKEKNPRVRRMKISQYLTGKGYEQDLIKIALDELGKAPEDDE
- a CDS encoding DUF4230 domain-containing protein, whose product is MNLIRLFRRLLPLLFLVALGWFLWKKVGPTLAGLNPLAADEPRVTVTHNTVLTQVEALGRLELVRYRFKDVVEYRRKAYRFLPDSKVALVVGGEAVGCIDLRKLKPQDVVLEGDSVVRVALPAPELCTFQINHNQSRVFSTENGLFQDAQLVDEGYKYAEAQVRNAALQSGILAQTQRNAEQILVPMLRTLTGRRVILGQQMVLPKAGPKQ
- a CDS encoding pyridoxal-phosphate dependent enzyme, whose protein sequence is MSQLLQEISDPVTVARGVRLLLWRDDLVHPDLPGNKARKLKYNLRAAREQDQHTLLTFGGAYSNHLAAVATAGRLLGLRTIGLVRGDAPAPGSGPASLNPTLVRATADGMELHYLDRSTYRRRAEPQFIAELLGRFGPAYVLPEGGTNALALPGCAELVAEIRAHTDFDALAVSCGTGGTLAGLLTGLAGQQQAIGVAALKNGGFLQAEIDGLTQQTSGQRFTNYSLQTGYHFGGYAKYSAGLLEFIRRFREQHGVLLDPVYTGKLLFGVLDMIGRGQFAPGSTVVAIHTGGQQAWAGWEERFGKL
- a CDS encoding YfhO family protein — translated: MAAVASASSVSSAPWWQRALPHVLAVMFFALLACVYFSPIVFEGKTLAQHDITQFQGGAHEAQQYAKTMGKEALWTNSMFSGMPTYLVSLHFPGDWSGYLQTALTLGLPAVVANLFLALLCGYILLVALGVRPLVAVAGAVALGFSSYNLAILAAGHNTKSLALAYAPLVLGGILVTYRRNKWLGAALFAVALTLNVHVNHLQITYYLLLLVAIFAVIEAVAAFREGRLPDFLKRTALLAVGAALAVGVSFGRLYTTAEYSKYSNRGPSELKTPAPTAPGQAPAAAAEDGGTGVDRDYAFQYSYGVGETITLLIPNFYGGASSMPLGTDSNLGRAGLPAEYLGAMPTYWGQQSYTAGPVYMGAVVCFLFILGLFVVEKRTRYWLLAGTVLSILLAWGKNFETFNYLIFDILPGYNKFRAVSMALVIAQLAMPILGALALSRVLRPRAVVPAAAPGTAAAVAPETAALLPKVLYAGAITAGICVLAYLASFSFDFAAPIDGELTKQGFTPQLLTALRADRADLLRNDVWRGLLFIGAALGVLYFYLKGKLAMMPAALVMVALVLLDLWGVDKRYLGENKFQRETIAEEFQPTPADQLILRDTDLSYRVLNVQNPFNEAQTSYFHKSIGGYHGAKLRRYQDLIERQISNNNQQVLNMLNTRYLITGDPKQPVQRNPGALGNAWFVSSVKTVNSPDEEMAALSTLSPATEAVVDASKFPQQKAASYDITGSTIALAGYSPDELKYRANATHDGVVVFSEIYYADGWQAFIDGKPVPHFRVDYVLRALQVPAGNHTIEFRFEPKSYAVGNTVSLVSSIVLLLALIGAGVYVARRKPDAADPAYAAPLV
- a CDS encoding DUF4834 family protein → MRFWLIFIVIFFAVRYVLPIVLRWALNSFVRKQMRNGGFVVPPQAAPRQDREPGQIHVDYVPPAAAKQKPNEFKGGEYVDFEEVK